Below is a genomic region from Burkholderiales bacterium.
CGACCTCGGTGATCGCGTAGCGGCCGCCGTCGCGCGGCTGAAGCAGGATTTCCTGCCCGGAGCTGTCGAGCTTCACCGTTCCCGCAACGCAGCTTTCGTGGTTGCGGCCCTGTTTGGGGCCCAGGGTCACCGAGCTGTTGCGGTACTGATAGCGCACCGTCGCGTTCGCGCGGTTCAGCACGCGAAAGCGTGTCATCTGCGCGAGCGGCCGGCCGAAGACCTGCACCGCGTAGTACTCGCCGCTGCGGTTGCGCGCGACTCCGACGCCGATCTGCGTGAGCTCGGGCTGGAGCATGTTGCCGCGATGCGTGGGGGATTCGGCCCAGTGCTCGAAGAAGTTGCGTGACAGCCGATCGGGCGTGAATCCCGCCGAGCTGTACTCGAAGGCGAGGTTTTCCGCGACCATGCAGTAGGTATAGCCGCGCTTCTTCACGCGGTCGGCGGGCGTCGTGCCGTCCGCGTCGTGATCGAGCCTGCCGGTGCTCGCGATGTAATGCGCGAAAGAGCGCGCGGTGTCGGTCAGGCGCGATTCGCTCGCCAGCGGCGCGATGCCGCTCTTGACCCGCAGGTCGTTGGTCAGCGCGAGCACGCGCTCTTCCACGTCGCCGGTGAAGTCGGGCACCTGCGCGCCCGCGCCCTGCGCGACGAGCATCCACAATGCGGCCGCGATCGCCGCGAGCGCCTGTCTATAATCGGCACCTTCGCAAAAACGGGACTGCGGGATTTCGCTCATGAAGTGGATTTGCGTGTTACAGATCGATTCGCCAGCAATTATGACGCCTCGCCGGCGCAGGACGTTCCGATGAGCGACGTCCGTCTCGGTTTCATCGGTTACGGCGAAGCCGCGTCGCGCTTCGCGAAGGACCTCTCGCAGGCCGGGCTCTCGAGCATCGTCGCTTACAGCCCCTCGGCGGCGGCCGCGGCCGCGGACGATCCGGTGCGCGCCAGCGCCGCCGAATCGGGTGTGCGGCTCGTCGGCAGCGTGAAAGACGTGTGCAGGGGCGCGAATCTCGTGGTGACCCTGACGCCCGGCAAGCTCGCGCTGCCGGTCGCGCGACAGGCGAAGCGCCATCTCACGCCCGACCACATCTACGTCGACGCGACCACCGCCGCGGTGCGCGACATGGAAAAAGCCGCCGAGCTGATGAAAGGCGGTGCGGCATTCGTCGACGCGGCGGTCATGGATCCCGTGCCCATGCACGGCACCCGGACGCTGACAGTGGCGAGCGGCTCGCACGCCGGGCACTTTCGCGCGCTCCTCGAGCCGTACGGGATGAACATCCAGGTAGTCGGCGAGAAGCCCGGCGCGGCGAGCGCCATGAAGCTCCTGCGCAGCGTGTGCATGAAAGGGCTCGCGGCGCTGCTGCTCGAATCGCTCGAAGCGGCGGAACGCTACGGCATCACCGATGCGCTCGTCGCCGACATGGCGCGCTTCATCGACGGCCGTCCCTACGAGGACCTCATCAAGCGCTGGGTGTGCGGCACGGCCGTCCACGCCGAACGACGCGTCCACGAGATGACCGAAGCGGCGACGCTGCTCAAGTCCCTCGGCGCCTCGAGCCGGATGACGAAGAGCACGCGCGAGATGCTCCAGTCGATCGCCGACATGGGGCTGCGCGAGCGCTTCAACGGCCGCGAGCCCGACGCGATCGCGCCGGTGCTTCAGGCGATCATCGAGATCAAGGCGGCAGAGAAGCCGCGTGGATAAGCAGGGCCGCAACGTCCTCGTCCTGTCGGGTTGCCAGGCGACGCTCCAGACCACCGGCGCGACGATGATCGCGGTGACCGGGCTCGCCGGTTATGCGCTCGCCGCCGACAAGAGCCTCGCGACCGCGCCGCTCACGTGCTACGTCATCGGCTCGGCGATCACCACGGTGCCCGCGTCCCTGCTCATGAACGCGATCGGCCGCCGCGGCGGTTTCCAGACCGGCACGACGATCGGCATCCTCGGCGGGGCCGTGTGCAGCCTCGCGATGTACTTCGCGCACTTCTGGCTGCTCTGCGCGGGCATGTTCGTGATGGGCATCTATACCGCGTTCGGCAAGTACTATCGCTTCGCCGCGGCGGACGTCGCCGAGCCTTCGTTCAAGGCGAAAGCGATCTCGCTGACGCTCGCCGGCGGCATCATCGGCGGGATCTTCGGGCCCGAAATGGCCAAGCGCACCGCGTTCGCGTTCGACGCGACCCCTTACCTCGGCGCGTATCTCTCGCTCGCGGCGACGTGCTTCGTCGCGACGCTGTTGTTGACGGGGCTCGACATCCCGAAGCTTTCGGCGCACGAGCGCAGGGACTCGGGACGTCCGCTGTCGCAGATCATGTCGCAGCCGGTGTTCATCGTCGCTGCGCTCGCGTCGGCGCTGTCGTACGGGATCATGAATCTGATGATGACGTCGACGCCGCTCGCGATGCACGCGCACGAGCATCACTTCAACGACGCCGCTTTCGTGCTCCAGTGGCACATGATCGGCATGTACGGGCCGTCGTTCTTCACCGGCTCGCTCATCCAGCGCTTCGGCGTCCTCAACGTGATCCTCGCCGGCATCGCGATCCTGCTCGGGTGCATCGGCGCGGCGCTCGCGGGAACCGCGCTGCCGAACTTCTGGGCGGCGCTGTTCCTGCTGGGGATCGGCTGGAACTTCATGTACGTCGGCGGCTCGGCGCTGCTCACCGAAGCGCACAGTCCCGCCGAGCGCGCGAAGACGCAGGCCGCGAACGACTTCATGGTGTTCTGCACGATGGCGGTGTCGTCGCTCTCGTCGGGCATCCTCCTCCAGAAGAGCGGCTGGCACGCGGTCAACTACGGCTCGATCCCCTTCCTCGTCATCGCCGCGGGCGCGGCGCTGTGGCTGGTGTGGCAGCGGCGTGCTGCGGTCGCGGACGCGAAGTGATAAAAAGAAGCGAAGAAGCAGGCTCGGTTCCGGTCCGTTTCCCGGGAGGAGAGGGTCATGAAGCGGTCGTGCGTCTTCGCTCTGTGTGCGTGCGGCACCGTCGCAGCGGCCCACGCGGCATCGTCCCCCGCCGATAGCTATCCCGCGCGGCCCATCCGCGCGATCGCCGCGCAGTCCGCCGGCTCTTCGCTCGATACGATCACGCGCATCGTCACGCCGAAGCTCTCCGAGATCCTCGGCCAGCAGGTCGTCATCGACAATCGCGGCGGCGCCGGCGGCACGATCGGCGTCGAGCTCGCGGCGCGCGCGGCGCCCGACGGTTATACCGCCCTCGTCGGCGCGTCGAGCTCGATGATCGTCTCGCGCTACAGCTACAAGCGCCTGCCTTTCGATGTGCTGAAGGACTTCGATGCGGTCTCCAACCTCGTGAATGCGGATGCGGTGCTCGTCATCCATCCGTCGGTCGCGGCCAGGAGCGTGAAAGAGCTGGTGGCGCTCGCCCGAGCGCAGCCGGGCAAGCTCAATATGTCCTCGGCGGGCGTGGGCTCGTCGAGCCATCTCGCCGGCACGATGTTCAATACGCTCGCCGGCATCGACACCGTGCACGTGCCCTACAAGGGCGGCGGCCCGATGGCCGCGGCGGTGGTCGCGGGCGAAGCCCAGTGGTGCATCGCGCCCGCCGCCGCGCTCGTCGGCCACATCAAGGCGGGCCGCGTGCGAGCGCTCGCGATCTCGTCGAAGCAGCGCTCCAAGCTCCTGCCCGATCTGCCGACCGTCGACGAAGCGGGCGTCGCCGGTTACGAATACGGGAGCTGGAACGGCGTGTTCGTGCCGCGAGGCGTGCCGCGCGCCGTCATCGACAAGCTGCACGCGAACATCCAGAGGGCGCTCGCCGATGCGGACGTGGTGAAGGCTTACGCCGCGCAGGGCCTCGCACCGTCCGGGAGCGACAGTCCCGAGGCTTTCGCGCGCTACTTCCGCGGCGATTTCGACCGCATCACCAAGCTCGTGCAGGTCGCAGGCATCAAGCCGGAATAACGACAAGGACGCCACGGAGTGTTGTTGGGCAGGCGCGACAACATTTCTTGCGACAAAACACAGGTTTGCAAGTGCTCCCTCACGCGCCGAGTCGTGCTCCGGCGACGCTTCGAGGCGCCCCTGGATGCCCGTTTTCGCAGTAACCACCTGATTCAACTGTAAAAACAGTCCAGCGGCACAGGCGTTGCGACTTATCCGGTAAGCCCGGCAACTTCGGGGCACACCCACCAACCGGAAAGGAGCGACGAATGAAATCGAAAACTCTCATTGCAGCGGCGCTGGCGAGTACGTTCGGCCTGGCCACGGCGGCGTTTGCGGGCTCGGGCCATGAAGTGATGACGCCTTCTTCGGTGAACGAGAGCTTGCCGAGCGCCATGCTCGACCAGCAGCACGGCTTCCATTCGAATGCGATGAGCATCGGGACGGCGCCTTCGCAAGCGGCGATCGAGACGACGGGCCACGACCTCGCGCTGTCGGATGCGAGCGACTGGTCGGCCAGCTATGACCAGATGGCCGAAGCCGATATCGGCGATGTCTACCTGATCGGGTTCGCGCCGATGGACAGCTGGGATTACTACGTTCTCGACGACGAGACGGGAGACACCCTGGCGCTGATCGATGACGGCGACACGTACTATCTGGTCCCGCTCGAGACGGTCGCGTTCGTGACCGACCTGTCGGACGCGGGCGGATAGGCGTAGCGAGTGCACCAAAGCAAAACGGCAGGCGATGAGCCTGCCGTTTTTGTTTACGCCCGCGGCACGATCACGTGCACCCGCGCAGCAGGAACAGCACGAGCAGCACGGGAATCGGCACGCCGATCAGCCACAGGAAGATCCATCCCAGCTTGCCCGCCTGTCGCTCGAGTGACTTCGCGGGTCCGTGCCGGCGGAATCCATCGGTGCGCAAACGGTAGTTCATGGCGTCTTGCCTTTGTCGGCGTCCTCGATCGCTTCCTTCACGTTGCCGACGCCTTTCTCGATCTTGCCTTCGGCCTGGTTAGCGACGCCTTTGATCTGCTGCTTTTCGCTGCCCGTGAGCTTGCCGATCTCCTGCTGAGCTTTACCCGCGACGTCCTTGACGGCGCCTTTGACCTGTTCCTTGTTCATGATGCCTCCGAAAGAGTGGTGTATCGCGCTCTGGTGAGAGCACCCCGCGTGCCTGGACGGGCGCGTCTACTCGATCGGACCGCAGCCGGCTTCGTCGAAGCCGTGCTGACGCGCGTCTTCGATGCACTCTTCGAGCTCCACGAAGTCCGCGGACTGCTCGAGCACCGCGCCGTTGTCGTCGGCGACGCGGCGCCACGTCCACTTCCAGCATCCCACGGGCTCTTCGACCCATGTCGCTGCGAATTCCCAACCCATCGGGCCGTTCCCTCACCCTCGCTGCACGAGCGCGCGCCGCGCGGGCGCAATGGTGCGCCGCGCGGGCGTGCTCGATCTATCGATCTTCGGGCTTTACTGCCTCGTACCCGAAACCGTGTTTGTTTGCGTCTGCGACAGCGTCGCGAAGCGTCTTCAAGTCGTCGACGGACCTGGCGACTACCGCCCCATCCCCGGTCCGGCATTGCCAGCTCCAGGGACTCCCGTGCGCCTGTGCGCCGTGGCAGCGAAATTCCCACTGCACGGCGATCGCGTTGAGGGGAAACGGTTCCATGCGCAGGGCTGGCAGCTAGCGTGCCTGTAAGCGCCCGCGCGGCGCGCCCGCGGCTTGCTGGTATCCTGCCCAAATGCCCGCTATCCCATCATCACCGGGGCCGCTCAAAGTCCTGATCGTCGAAGACAACCGCGATGCGCGCACCACGCTGCGCATGCTGCTCACGCTCGCGCACGGTCACGAGGTCATCGAAGCCGACGACGGCGCCGCCGCCCTCCAGATCGCGCTCGACGAGCGCCCCGATGTCGCGCTGATCGACCTCGGCCTGCCGGGCCTGGACGGTCTCGAGGTCGCACGGCGCATCCGCGCGGTGCGCGGCCGGGACGAGATCTATCTCGTCGCGCTCACGGGTTACGGCGAACAGGAAGACCGCAGGCGCGCCGAAGCCGCGGGTTTCGACGTGCACTTCGTAAAGCCGGTCGACATCAGCGCGCTGGCGAAGCTGCTCGCCGAAGTCGCGGCGGCGCGCATATAAGCGCCCGCGCTGGCGGGCCGCTTACGCCTGATTTCGTAAGGACAATTTCCTCCGCTCTCAGGCTGTTGGGTGCGGGCTACACCGCAAAAACACACGCTCGCAG
It encodes:
- a CDS encoding CAP domain-containing protein, whose product is MSEIPQSRFCEGADYRQALAAIAAALWMLVAQGAGAQVPDFTGDVEERVLALTNDLRVKSGIAPLASESRLTDTARSFAHYIASTGRLDHDADGTTPADRVKKRGYTYCMVAENLAFEYSSAGFTPDRLSRNFFEHWAESPTHRGNMLQPELTQIGVGVARNRSGEYYAVQVFGRPLAQMTRFRVLNRANATVRYQYRNSSVTLGPKQGRNHESCVAGTVKLDSSGQEILLQPRDGGRYAITEVGRGVYRITDE
- a CDS encoding MFS transporter is translated as MDKQGRNVLVLSGCQATLQTTGATMIAVTGLAGYALAADKSLATAPLTCYVIGSAITTVPASLLMNAIGRRGGFQTGTTIGILGGAVCSLAMYFAHFWLLCAGMFVMGIYTAFGKYYRFAAADVAEPSFKAKAISLTLAGGIIGGIFGPEMAKRTAFAFDATPYLGAYLSLAATCFVATLLLTGLDIPKLSAHERRDSGRPLSQIMSQPVFIVAALASALSYGIMNLMMTSTPLAMHAHEHHFNDAAFVLQWHMIGMYGPSFFTGSLIQRFGVLNVILAGIAILLGCIGAALAGTALPNFWAALFLLGIGWNFMYVGGSALLTEAHSPAERAKTQAANDFMVFCTMAVSSLSSGILLQKSGWHAVNYGSIPFLVIAAGAALWLVWQRRAAVADAK
- a CDS encoding response regulator, whose product is MPAIPSSPGPLKVLIVEDNRDARTTLRMLLTLAHGHEVIEADDGAAALQIALDERPDVALIDLGLPGLDGLEVARRIRAVRGRDEIYLVALTGYGEQEDRRRAEAAGFDVHFVKPVDISALAKLLAEVAAARI
- a CDS encoding DUF1932 domain-containing protein; its protein translation is MSDVRLGFIGYGEAASRFAKDLSQAGLSSIVAYSPSAAAAAADDPVRASAAESGVRLVGSVKDVCRGANLVVTLTPGKLALPVARQAKRHLTPDHIYVDATTAAVRDMEKAAELMKGGAAFVDAAVMDPVPMHGTRTLTVASGSHAGHFRALLEPYGMNIQVVGEKPGAASAMKLLRSVCMKGLAALLLESLEAAERYGITDALVADMARFIDGRPYEDLIKRWVCGTAVHAERRVHEMTEAATLLKSLGASSRMTKSTREMLQSIADMGLRERFNGREPDAIAPVLQAIIEIKAAEKPRG
- a CDS encoding CsbD family protein: MNKEQVKGAVKDVAGKAQQEIGKLTGSEKQQIKGVANQAEGKIEKGVGNVKEAIEDADKGKTP
- a CDS encoding tripartite tricarboxylate transporter substrate binding protein, whose translation is MKRSCVFALCACGTVAAAHAASSPADSYPARPIRAIAAQSAGSSLDTITRIVTPKLSEILGQQVVIDNRGGAGGTIGVELAARAAPDGYTALVGASSSMIVSRYSYKRLPFDVLKDFDAVSNLVNADAVLVIHPSVAARSVKELVALARAQPGKLNMSSAGVGSSSHLAGTMFNTLAGIDTVHVPYKGGGPMAAAVVAGEAQWCIAPAAALVGHIKAGRVRALAISSKQRSKLLPDLPTVDEAGVAGYEYGSWNGVFVPRGVPRAVIDKLHANIQRALADADVVKAYAAQGLAPSGSDSPEAFARYFRGDFDRITKLVQVAGIKPE